The following are from one region of the Sorghum bicolor cultivar BTx623 chromosome 2, Sorghum_bicolor_NCBIv3, whole genome shotgun sequence genome:
- the LOC110432499 gene encoding polycomb group protein EMBRYONIC FLOWER 2-like isoform X1, which translates to MPGLPLPQPINQNIGREYAYPGSTGQAFHQQLRTALSPDEKLAAERDLALYCKPVELYNIIQRRALKNPLFIQRCLLYNIHARRKKRIQITISLSRSTNTELQAHYIFPLYVLLARPTSNLSLEGHSPIYRFSRVHLLTSFSELGNKDNSEATFIIPDVKSLSTSHPCNLDIIFISCGQVGQSNGEDNCSGNHVEGSSLQMFEGKCSWGKIPTNLLASSLESCVNLSLGHIVELASKVTMRPSFLEPKLLEQDSCLTFCSHKVDAAGSYQLQLCMSAQEAGARDMSLSPYSSYSYDDVPPSSLSDIIRLRSGNVLFNYKYYNNTMQETEVTEDFSCPFCYVRCGSFKGLGCHLNSSHDLFHYEFWISESYQVVNVSLKADAWRTELIAEGVDPRHQTFSYRSRFKKRRRSKTTTEKIRHVHSHIMESGSPEDAQAGSEDNCVQGENGTSVANASIDPAQSLHGSNLSPPTVLQFGKTRKLSERADPRNRQLLQKRQFFHSHRAQPMALEQVFSDRDSEDEVDDDIADFEDRRMLDDFVDVTKDEKLIMHMWNSFVRKQRVLADGHIPWACEAFSQLHGRQLVQNPAQLWGWRFFMIKLWNHNILDARTMNTCNTVLQSFQEESTGLK; encoded by the exons ATGCCCGGCCTGCCTCTGCCTCAACCGATAAATCA GAATATTGGACGTGAATATGCTTATCCTGGGTCTACAGGCCAGGCCTTCCATCAGCAGCTAAGAACTGCATTGTCTCCGGATGagaaacttgctgctgaaagaGATTTGGCTCTGTATTGCAAGCCAGTCGAGCTCTACAATATTATTCAACGGCGAGCCCTGAAAAAC CCCCTTTTTATTCAAAGATGCCTTCTTTACAATATACACGCGAGGAGAAAAAAGAG GATTCAGATAACCATATCACTTTCTAGAAGTACAAATACTGAGTTGCAAGCACATTATATCTTTCCTCTTTATGTTCTGTTAGCTAGACCTACTAGTAACCTTTCACTTGAAGGG CATTCTCCAATTTATCGATTCAGTCGGGTTCACTTGCTTACTTCTTTTAGTGAACTTGGAAATAAGGACAACAGTGAAGCCACATTCATCATTCCTGATGTGAAGAGTTTGTCAACCTCCCATCCTTGCAACCTTGACATTATCTTTATTAGCTGTG GGCAAGTCGGACAAAGTAATGGTGAAGACAACTGCTCTGGAAACCATGTGGAAGGTTCTTCTCTCCAGA TGTTTGAAGGGAAATGCTCCTGGGGTAAAATACCGACTAATTTACTTGCTTCGTCTTTGGAGAGTTGTGTCAATTTAAGTTTGGGACATATTGTGGAGTTGGCATCTAAAGTTACAATGAGACCAAGCTTCTTAGAG CCAAAACTTCTGGAGCAAGACAGTTGCTTGACATTTTGCTCTCATAAGGTTGATGCTGCG GGTTCATATCAGCTACAACTATGCATGTCCGCACAAGAGGCTGGTGCAAGAGACATGTCTTTGTCTCCATATAGTAGTTACTCATATGATGATGTCCCACCTTCGTCATTATCAGATATCATAAG GTTAAGATCTGGGAATGTACTTTTTAATTACAAGTACTACAATAATACGATGCAAGAGACTGAAG TCACTGAAGATTTCTCTTGTCCATTTTGCTATGTACGATGTGGAAGCTTCAAG GGTCTGGGATGCCATTTAAACTCATCGCATGACCTATTCCACTATGAGTTTTGG ATATCTGAATCGTACCAGGTTGTTAATGTTAGTCTGAAGGCCGATGCTTGGAGAACCGAG CTTATTGCTGAGGGCGTTGATCCGAGGCATCAAACGTTTTCTTAccg CTCAAGGTTTAAGAAGCGTAGACGATCAAAGACCACAACTGAGAAAATCAGGCATGTACATTCACATATTATGGAATCAGGGTCACCTGAAGATGCCCAGGCAGGATCTGAGGACAACTGTGTGCAAGGGGAGAATG GGACTTCTGTAGCAAATGCTTCGATTGATCCTGCTCAGTCTTTACATGGCAGCAATCTTTCACCACCAACAGTACTACAGTTTGGGAAGACGAGGAAGCTATCTGAGCGAGCTGACCCTAGAAA tCGGCAGCTCTTGCAAAAACGGCAGTTCTTCCATTCTCACAGAGCGCAG CCAATGGCACTGGAACAAGTGTTCTCGGACCGTGATAGTGAAGATGAAGTTGATGATGATATTGCTGACTTTGAGGATAGAAGA ATGCTTGATGATTTTGTTGATGTTACAAAAGATGAAAAACTTATTATGCATATGTGGAATTCATTTGTTCGAAAACAAAG AGTGCTAGCGGATGGTCATATACCTTGGGCCTGTGAGGCATTCTCTCAGTTGCATGGACGACAACTTGTACAGAACCCTGCTCAACTGTG GGGCTGGCGTTTCTTCATGATTAAACTTTGGAACCACAACATTTTAGATGCCCGTACCATGAACACGTGCAACACAGTCCTTCAAAGTTTCCAAGAAGAAAGCACAGGTCTAAAGTAA
- the LOC110432499 gene encoding polycomb group protein EMBRYONIC FLOWER 2-like isoform X2 — MFEGKCSWGKIPTNLLASSLESCVNLSLGHIVELASKVTMRPSFLEPKLLEQDSCLTFCSHKVDAAGSYQLQLCMSAQEAGARDMSLSPYSSYSYDDVPPSSLSDIIRLRSGNVLFNYKYYNNTMQETEVTEDFSCPFCYVRCGSFKGLGCHLNSSHDLFHYEFWISESYQVVNVSLKADAWRTELIAEGVDPRHQTFSYRSRFKKRRRSKTTTEKIRHVHSHIMESGSPEDAQAGSEDNCVQGENGTSVANASIDPAQSLHGSNLSPPTVLQFGKTRKLSERADPRNRQLLQKRQFFHSHRAQPMALEQVFSDRDSEDEVDDDIADFEDRRMLDDFVDVTKDEKLIMHMWNSFVRKQRVLADGHIPWACEAFSQLHGRQLVQNPAQLWGWRFFMIKLWNHNILDARTMNTCNTVLQSFQEESTGLK; from the exons A TGTTTGAAGGGAAATGCTCCTGGGGTAAAATACCGACTAATTTACTTGCTTCGTCTTTGGAGAGTTGTGTCAATTTAAGTTTGGGACATATTGTGGAGTTGGCATCTAAAGTTACAATGAGACCAAGCTTCTTAGAG CCAAAACTTCTGGAGCAAGACAGTTGCTTGACATTTTGCTCTCATAAGGTTGATGCTGCG GGTTCATATCAGCTACAACTATGCATGTCCGCACAAGAGGCTGGTGCAAGAGACATGTCTTTGTCTCCATATAGTAGTTACTCATATGATGATGTCCCACCTTCGTCATTATCAGATATCATAAG GTTAAGATCTGGGAATGTACTTTTTAATTACAAGTACTACAATAATACGATGCAAGAGACTGAAG TCACTGAAGATTTCTCTTGTCCATTTTGCTATGTACGATGTGGAAGCTTCAAG GGTCTGGGATGCCATTTAAACTCATCGCATGACCTATTCCACTATGAGTTTTGG ATATCTGAATCGTACCAGGTTGTTAATGTTAGTCTGAAGGCCGATGCTTGGAGAACCGAG CTTATTGCTGAGGGCGTTGATCCGAGGCATCAAACGTTTTCTTAccg CTCAAGGTTTAAGAAGCGTAGACGATCAAAGACCACAACTGAGAAAATCAGGCATGTACATTCACATATTATGGAATCAGGGTCACCTGAAGATGCCCAGGCAGGATCTGAGGACAACTGTGTGCAAGGGGAGAATG GGACTTCTGTAGCAAATGCTTCGATTGATCCTGCTCAGTCTTTACATGGCAGCAATCTTTCACCACCAACAGTACTACAGTTTGGGAAGACGAGGAAGCTATCTGAGCGAGCTGACCCTAGAAA tCGGCAGCTCTTGCAAAAACGGCAGTTCTTCCATTCTCACAGAGCGCAG CCAATGGCACTGGAACAAGTGTTCTCGGACCGTGATAGTGAAGATGAAGTTGATGATGATATTGCTGACTTTGAGGATAGAAGA ATGCTTGATGATTTTGTTGATGTTACAAAAGATGAAAAACTTATTATGCATATGTGGAATTCATTTGTTCGAAAACAAAG AGTGCTAGCGGATGGTCATATACCTTGGGCCTGTGAGGCATTCTCTCAGTTGCATGGACGACAACTTGTACAGAACCCTGCTCAACTGTG GGGCTGGCGTTTCTTCATGATTAAACTTTGGAACCACAACATTTTAGATGCCCGTACCATGAACACGTGCAACACAGTCCTTCAAAGTTTCCAAGAAGAAAGCACAGGTCTAAAGTAA